One stretch of Arachis duranensis cultivar V14167 chromosome 1, aradu.V14167.gnm2.J7QH, whole genome shotgun sequence DNA includes these proteins:
- the LOC127747730 gene encoding protein Ycf2-like: protein MNICEHCGYHLKVSSSDRIEPDEKNGITSYGLVENDSDLVHGILEVEGALVGSSRTEKGCSQFDNDRVTLLLRSKLRNPLNMIQKGSCFIVDQRFLYEKYESEFEEGEGVLDPQQMEEDLFNHIVWAPRIWRPWGFLFNCIERPNELGFPYWARSFRGKRIIYEEEDELQENDSEFLQGGTMQY from the coding sequence atgAATATTTGTGAACACTGTGGATATCATTTGAAAGTGAGCAGTTCAGATAGAATCGAACCTGATGAAAAAAATGGGATCACTTCTTATGGACTCGTTGAGAATGATTCTGATCTAGTTCATGGCATATTAGAAGTAGAAGGCGCTCTGGTGGGATCCTCACGGACAGAAAAAGGTTGCAGTCAGTTTGATAATGATCGAGTGACATTGCTTCTTCGGTCCAAACTAAGGAATCCCTTAAATATGATTCAAAAAGGATCTTGTTTTATCGTTGATCAGAGATTTCtctatgaaaaatatgaatcgGAGTTTGAAGAAGGGGAAGGAGTCCTCGACCCGCAACAGATGGAGGAGGATTTATTCAATCACATAGTTTGGGCTCCTAGAATATGGCGCCCTTGGGGCTTTCTATTTAATTGTATCGAAAGGCCCAATGAATTGGGATTTCCCTATTGGGCCAGGTCATTTCGGGGCAAGCGGATCATTTATGAGGAAGAGGATGAGCTTCAAGAGAATGATTCGGAGTTCTTGCAGGGTGGAACCATGCAGTACTAG